aggttatgaggacaaaatggaggatttgtcacagtatcaggttaatacagagttagagcagcaattcaatataaatacaataagattttttaataattctacatcagtcccccctatgaaatgttagattctaagagataaaaactttatttgttaataccagaagacgtgttagcccaaaggcacagaaaccccgtggccgctagctaggtgttaatgcaaagtgcaagtctgtccctattttctgaccctactaggctagctcatctgtcagtatggctctcgaacacttcacacccaagggtatcccatggcagctaacccaccacttctccacatggggcctttaccattcaccgacagatgctgtccctaatctagtcccttcctagaactctcgcactttatcatcaaaagggatggattgcagcggcaaacagggtgagttgagatcctggaaatcttggtcatcaacatcaagtagtgtgaaagtgggtgccgcttggtcaatagtcttcgtgagagctttcctcaggcaggggaagacacaacaaaagagaagagcaaagataaaaagagaaattagtattgccataccaatatgcattaaagcctttttccaacccgtcatccaaccaaaccatctgtcccagggatcttttatcccagaattcctttttaattcttctgagaggtcatttaattttgctatggctaatgtaactttaccattaggacctgtgttttctgggatgtaggtacaacatgtcatggtgtcgggcaaaattttacatacccctcctttttcggctaggatcatatccagggctattctattttggaaggccatttgggatgttgcctgcaactgttcggctaatccctggagggcatctctggtgtaattaacaaaacgctgttgattgtaataaatgtagtttatccaatttaagttcttgtttgcagtaactatggtaaaaattgattcaaatcctgcagcaacttcatctcttgctttaaattcattgggtacccccctaggcaccccaatggcatcaatgtaaatgtgagggtcaaaacttccttttactggggcttcacgcttggccttagtgtggctggactcatgggtgttggtgtgtgtgtcagaaataatgtgtataggcataatggccttggccaatgtacactccccccaccactctgtgtccattctggatcttaactgtaaatccccacacaaccagtaaatatctcccagtgacctagtgtgctgctgcagcaaacgtacaggaacagttctatatgtagtacaataacctgcgggaaagttacccacaaatttaccaatcccatcatgcttgacatagcaagtgtaattacctttatatacggtaacaccatgaggaggtcttacatttttggctataagaggatactccgctgtccatgcttgacattgagacctgttgaaattatattggtaggcaaaaagacttaaaatgcaattttcttcatttactggcagagttaaaggtacagtgcccagatgaggccgggcaccaccacacacatagcatgcggttcggttatgtttgttggcattatatttcatccattctaaccataggttaacatcattaaaacctgtttcagcggccatagtatcttcaaaggtggggttagcaatggccatcatgtccttaaaggactggatgtgtggttttaatgggtttgtgaccatatgagtagctcctcgccactcaggggaattacacatatctttaaggtagaaatgccctaatttagtataggaaccctttttccagtacattcccaatacatactggtctgcatctgttgggcttggatgctcaacattaagaattaatttcattggtgtgcctcctccaggctttctcagagtcattctttgaaggagggacctaccatgatcatctactttagataaggcactttttggcttgtagccccaggaaggtccggcattccatcccgccgccccccaatggccacaatcatgcccccattgtttgtcaactacacaaacatatggatcttttacatgagggatatctctatagatattctggatttgtgttgtagtgaatgggcattctacgatgtcacaataatcaaaggtataggtagccacacgggtacatgatgaattataccagaaggtgtacccactagcatctttagtgatggctacttgctgggccttaattaaactaattaaggagacaatgtaccagaggtacatggttgtgcggtatctgcttcctctggggcaggagacttcttgcagtgggaagcgtggatccaatgtggcctgccggccaatttgacggaagttgcggtgatcaggagaacttggaatggcccgtcaaatcttggttccagggagcttttccgcacgaacttcttaaccagaacccaatctccgggaagcaggttatgggtacctgtgttcagatcaggatctggaattgaagagaaaacttgggcatgtattttgttcaaggcacttgcaagttcagttacatagtctactaaaacatctgattgaagctgtaactgctgtggataataacaacctagcctgggtgctgtcccaaatagaatttcatatggggataacgagtgtttccctctaggtgtgtgcctaacgctgaacaaagctattgacagactttctggccagggcatttttgtttcttgtgacatttttaacattctggcttttagagtgccattcatgcgctctactttaccactactttgtgggtggtaaggggtgtggaaggctagggtcactcccagagcagtccaaatttctttagtcccCCAAGTCCTTGGGGGTTGCCTTACTATTTAAGCTCACTACTCACCTCCACCTGTCCCGTTCGTTTCTTAGTGTTGCTTGaccccaccctcctctccctttTATACTTTTCTCTATTCATTActtggtaggccctctttatttacaggtctactgcTACGTTCcccgcacacctcaaccgacttttcctCTTCTTACACATTGCTACACAGTCATACTCTCCTTACACTCTTGCCTGGGCCTTTTTATGCCCCTACCACAAGTATAAAACGAACAAGGGAACGTTGGAAAGTATAATACtgaaacttaaaataaataaaaaaatttaaaaaaatatatacaaaattaggtttctaataaacatgttttcctgGTAGGATAATCAAAATCAAATACACATTCACCTTATCAGTGGCTGGAATggcacacagtaacatagtatcaAATTGTAACAAGTATGCCATACcttcaaaaacaaaagaaacaaaggaTCTATTAAAGCATATGCCGACAAATCTTTTAAAGATTTTCCCGTGTGGTTTTCAAAATGAACGTAGGAAGTTGGAAAGCAGAATACTGAAATtgacattgaaaataaaaaaataaaaagcgatTTAGGTTCTTATAAACTTGGTAAGATTCTTCGTTTTTTCCTGCtttcattatttatacattttctgaTGCACATTTAAACAGCTACGAATCTCTCAAAAATGTTAGGATTCTGACTGAAACTGGGAATTGgggtgggtggagagagagaaaatgattATCTAGCtccaaggagaaaaaaaaaaagcaatatacatatataaatcataGAAAATGGGATGAATGGTTCTGTTTTTAGGTATAATTATTTCCAAGTGTTtgtattattgttaatgtactttaTTATGCCTCACAGCAGGACCTGTTTGCTAGTAAAGTGCAGGAGATTAGCCAATAGAAATAAAGAACATAGTCCTGGATAATAAAGGGTGCGGGAGGAAGGGATTGACAAGCTCGTTTGGTTGAAGACAtagtggctctgaaaagagcctttggttgGAGAAATGAAGAGATTGGTCAGGAGAATGGCATTAAGCGCGCTCTCCTCTAATCCTGCGAGCCAGCTGGATGTCTTTGGGCATGATGGTCACTCTCTTGGCGTGGATGGCACACAGGTTGGTATCCTCGAAGAGGCcaaccaggtaagcctcgctagccTCTTGCAAGGCCATGACAGCAGAGCTCTGGAAGCGCAGGTCGGTTTTGAAGTCCTGGGCGATCTCACGGACCAGGCGCTGGAAGGGCAGTTTGCGGATCAGCAGCTCAGTGGATTTCTGATAGCGACGGATTTCCCGAAGAGCTACCGTGCCAGGGCGGTAACGGTGAGGTTTCTTGACACCACCGGTAGCGGGAGCGCTTTTCCTGGCAGCCTTGGTGGCCAGCTGCTTCCTGGGAGCCTTCCCTCCGGTGGATTTACGGGCTGTCTGCTTAGTACGGGCCATTCTGTCAAACTGAGCGTCTCACCTACCACAAGGTTATCAGGAGCTATGGCTAGAAAGCCGCGAGCCCGAGTTCTTTATAGATGAAAGATGGATATGATTGGACACAATGTACCACGCCCCTAACTCTGATAGGAGAGAGACGCTGCCACTTGGAGACAAAAGTGTAGATTGAAATACTGAGCACAACGCATGCTCTTTCAATGTtacactgccatctagtggccaTGTATAGGTACTGCGTTTATTGATTAATTACATAATTCGATCCAGAACTAAGAGATACTATGTGTAATAcatacaatcagtgtaaaaattaaAAGATTATAATTATGTCTTTAGCTAAATAATTTATCGAGACATATTTACTTTTAATCTCTTTACCTGCATTCCGTGCTATTACAGGATTTGTCTATTATGTATGAAGCAAAGGGaaggaaaatgaaacattttatcaGTAAATGCAGTCTGCACTGAATACTTGCCGGAGCTGCAAATTCGAATACGGTAGAAACCTTTCCCGCTggcgtttttttttctctagttcaAAAATGACTATTCAGCAAATCACCGCAAAGCACAACCTCCTGCATCAGCCAATCAACGACAAGAGCCGCCCAGTGACGGTTTGATTTGTCTATCAGTTCCCCACTCGGTCGTCTCAAGAGACATATAAGAGAAGGCAGCCGTGTTGGGAGCATTCATTGTTCCACTTGTCTCAGCTCAGAATGTCTGGTCGCGGTAAAGGAGGGAAAGGGCTCGGTAAAGGTGGTGCCAAGCGGCACAGGAAGGTGCTCCGTGATAACATCCAGGGGATCACTAAACCGGCTATCCGCCGTTTGGCTCGCAGAGGAGGTGTCAAGCGAATCTCCGGCCTCATTTACGAGGAGACTCGAGGAGTGCTGAAAGTCTTCCTGGAGAACGTTATCCGCGATGCCGTCACATACACCGAGCACGCCAAGAGGAAGACGGTCACCGCCATGGACGTGGTGTACGCGCTGAAACGCCAGGGCCGCACTCTCTACGGTTTCGGAGGTTAAACGTTTCGGCTGATGTTCGATAATTCATTCaaaccaaaggctcttttcagagccgccCACTCCTTCCCTCATAAGGCTATAATTCCACCAGGATGGCTCGGCTGTCTCAATGCTCCCTACAACATATTGGAGAACGAGAAATTACAGAGTAGCCTTCCGGTAACACAAACTCCAATGTGTTTCCTATCCATATAATGTTGCCTTATGTTTCCCCGAATATCCTGCTTCGTTTTCTGTTTGAATGCAATGCTCTCATAAAACATGAAATAAGGGCATTGGAGGCTGAGAGGGTTAAAGTCTTCCTTGTTAGTAAGACTAGAATCCTCTCTGCACTAAACTGCAGTCAGTATGTGATCTAAAACGGCCGGAGAGAAAAGCTGCTGTGATCGAAGCAGCCATTCCCGCTTTTTATATGGAAAACATGCTGCATACTGACTTTATACACCTCGAAACAGACCTAAAACTAGACATTCTATACTGTGATAATTATAGTTTGAGGAATCATTAGAATTCTCTAAGCATCACAGTCCATACAAATTATATGGCAGTCGTTTCCACCTGAGTATGAAAGGGTTAAACTATATGCATTTTATCATCACAAAATACTGCTTAATGAAACTGCAATCAGTATGTGGCCAGGAAATGGCGGGAGAGGAAAGTGGAAGAACAAAAAGCTGCTGTGAcagagccagcagggggactatatCGTGCAGGATTTAAACTTCGCCATTTTGTAACCGACTTTCCCGCTTTAAAAACGCCATGCAGAGAACGCTGAATGTATAAATTTggtaataaatacattataagagGGAAACAGACCCACCAAACTCctaattttaatttataaagtaTTCATTGAGATTGATATTGCTGGTTTGATCCATGATATGTATTAAACAAAAAGTAACCATTGCAATCTGTATACACGAGATGGCAGCATTGTATAATTTGTGAGAGAGGAGTGTGAATGGAAACACGTTTCATGTGTAAGCTAGATTGATACATTATAATAGTTTCAGGCTGTTGTATCTTTTAGTATACTTTATAACCAGCAGAATAAATGTTACACTATAGGTTCTGCCATTGAGAgtgttttacaatttattttagctTGAAGAAGATTTCAAAATTGAAATAGTGTAACGCGACAATCGATTACTTTTTACATTTCGCACATAGAGAATACTCTCGTAATATAGTCACAGCTCTCTCGTGGATTGTGTGGGTGGCTCTTAGAAGAGCCTTTGTGTTATTAGAGTTTGGGTGACGGGTCTttacttggcgctggtgtacttGGTCACTGCCTTGGTGCCCTCAGACACGGCGTGTTTGGCCAGCTCTCCGGGCAGTAAGAGCCGTACAGCGGTCTGGATCTcccgggaggtgatggtggagcgcTTGTTATAGTGAGCCAGACGGGAGGCTTCCCCTGCGATGCGCTCGaagatatcattgacaaaggagtTCATGATCCCCATGGCCTTGGAGGAGATACCGGTGTCGGGGTGGACCTGTttcagcaccttgtacacgtagatggcatagctctccttcctgctctttctgCGCTTCTTCCCATCCTTCTTCTGGGTCTTGGTCACGGCTTTTTTAGAGCCCTTCTTGGGTGCGGGAGCGGACTTGGCTGGTTCAGGCATGATGATCAGAGAAATCTTACGAAATTTCCAACAGAATAAGGAACACGTTCCCCAGCTGCTCTATATATAGAAGCCCTGGCAGTAAAGCCTGACCTGTGTGCATTTTCTATTGGTTCGTTCAGTAAGAGCATTGAGCATGGAACGCGGTAACCTACAGCGATTGGTTACTTTCTGAGTCGGACGCTGATTGGTGGCTTTAAAATGCAACCAATTAGATTAGAGCTCGCGGTATCTGAGATGGTATAAATAGCCGTGCAGGGGGCGCCAAGGTCTAGACGATAATTCGATTTCGTTTTGAAAATGTCAGGAAGAGGCAAACAGGGCGGCAAAGTCAGGGCTAAAGCCAAGACCCGATCATCCAGAGCAGGTCTGCAGTTCCCAGTCGGCCGTGTCCACAGGCTGCTCAGAAAGGGCAATTATGCCGAGCGGGTTGGAGCCGGAGCTCCGGtctatctggctgcagtgctggagtatCTGACCGCCGAGATCCTGGAACTGGCTGGGAATGCAGCCCGAGACAACAAGAAGACCCGCATCATCCCCCGCCATCTGCAGCTCGCTGTGCGCAACGACGAGGAGCTCAACAAACTGCTCGGAGGGGTCACCATAGCCCAGGGTGGGGTATTGCCCAATATCCAGGCTGTTTTACTGCCCAAGAAAACCGACAGCCACAAGCCAGCCAAGAGCAAGTAACTCCACTGTCCCTCAGCTCCCAAACgtacacaaaggctcttttaagagccacccacaatCCCCAGAAAGAGCTCACACTGATATATGACTGTATGGAGGTGATCACTGTCTTGCTACATTCTTAtacggttattcactacagtgacacGTCAAAGGGAATTTAGTATTTAAGGGTCTAATACCTCTTTTTTACAGTCTCTGTAATTCGGCTAACGAACTAAGTGATGCTTTTCAAATTTCCATTAAAACACACCTAGCGGACTTTCCCTTTCTAACCATTGCTATTACTACTTGTTATACACTGGGGAGTCTTTAGTGAAACACAAGAAATCGATCAAAAGCGGATTAATAGTTAAGTCACTATTGTGAACAATAGGAAAGTGCTGCATATCATTATAAGGTGGAAGGAAGTAAAGACTCCAATCCATCCCGATTTTCACACATCGGTAGATTCAATTAAACTTGAGatcttttggggtttttttgcctCAATTTTATAATTCAGGTTTTAGTGAATGAGCATGCCTCTCTTTCTACTGGTAATGCAAAAGAGGGCGGCAAATTCCAATTTCAAGTGACTTCCAAtcatgccacaaaaaaaaaaatctcaactcCAAAGCCAGTCAGATTTCTCCTAGGTGGGATTTAgtcacaccatatggccatgtGGGGGTCCTCTCCTGCTTCAAAATAAGCCAGTATGCCATACGGTGTAACTAAATTCCGTATTGCCAAGATAGGTCTAAGTAAGTAGTATTGTAAGATTTCATGCTGTATTTTGGGATGTGCTCTCCTTCACATGTACAAACCTTTTGGAAATGTATTACTGTTCTGCTTTAATTGTACTacgttgtttattttgttttccatatTTCTAAACACTAAAAATATAGATGAACCAaaaaccctctcccctccccctttaaaaaaaaataaataaatatatatttattcttgatGTGGTATCATTCAAGTAAGACACATAAAGTCATAGCTTTCCCATATTTTGTAAATTCTAGTAGGCTTAAATTTGTATACTTTCATATCACTAGAAATGAGGCAAATCTAATCAACATGAGGTTGAGGGTCAATCATCAAAGCCTGGGCCTCCTCCCTATTTTCTTCTCCCTTGCACAGTGGGTCAGCTAACTGCCTCCATCCACACATCAGgacatgcatgcacacattcACACGGCAAGGGATTTTATATACCACTCGAGATAATATTCTCAAAGCCAAGCGACTTTTTCTAAAAATGGTTTTCACTGAGACCTCATTGTGGGGCTGGACTATTCACGGTCCACAGACCCAACCCATGGGCAGCCTAGATTTCCTTTAAAACAGCCTTCTGTCCTCTAGGTAAGCCCACTGGTGCAAAATGGTAGAGGAGGGGTAGTCTCAATTAGGGTCACTACAGGCCACCTTTCCCACACCTGGCTTACACACAGGTTCCCTCGCCCACAGGCCATCATTCCCAGCTATTTAaataccctccctctcacaggaAAAGTACAACATTAACTTTCACAAGGTaagtacaaaagaaaaaatgcattactgtaaaaccaaaaataaaagcaGGTTGTGTCAAATAGACAGTGTGTCTGGGAAAACAAACAGCCCCAATGCAACCCATATGCCAGGCCGGGTGGTTTATAGAGGGTCTTGGCTCTTCTTCTCACCACCTCGTCTCAGACTGATTACGGCTTTGGGTGGATCTACATTCACCCTCGATAGTCGTAGAGGCGTCAATTGAAGGGTGCAAGTGACTCTCCAGCCGACAGTGTTGACACAGAATCTCCTTGAGGCACCCACCACCAGAGTACCTGCATCTTCGCCACTCCATCAGGACGGAGAATGGCAAatcatcaaatattttatttattttttaaattctttatttttgttgaggcatgtgattatgggggtacagaaaaaagagagggagacgttcaagagttgtacaggatggggtcgtcataacatattgacaaagtctcctatgattatcaacctcattttatatatatatagtaacatgctgtggctaaatactgttatctcttgctttaatactgtaatctctcgcaTTGATACTGTTTCCTCTCGCTTTAAtattgttatctctcgctttaatactgttatctctcgccttaatacggttatctctcgctttaatacggttatctctcgctttaatacggttgTCTTCTCGACTTAATACTGTCAACGTATAGTAGCTTACATGCAAGGCTGTACTCGGTTGGGACAGGTTAATTATTAAAcgttaggttacatgctagacagacatattatataataaagacCACTGACTACCAATTGTATTGTAGTCAAGGATAGCTATAACAAAATGAGGGTATGTTAGGCTAGGTGATATACAGTGCTCTGCATTAATGTTAggtacacacaaatatatgtatattaacagCCGCATAGTTACTCTTTCAGGAGATGGAATTACCCTTGTGAGTACACTTTTGATGGGCAGTCAGTGGTCGCCTGCCAAGGGACCCCCCTAAATATATCTCGAAGCATTTAAATAAAAGGGGATATAAGGACTGCTATGGTAGTTATAGTCCCGATGTGTGTCATGTTCGTATGGTGGCAGTCCCTGTATGGGCGATCCAGACGAGTGTCTGTCTTAGGCGGGAAAAGAGTCCCTGTTGCCGTGCCGATCATCGTGTACAGTATGGTGGCTGTAGGTGGTTAATCCGCGTTCGTTGGCCCGCATGCAGTGTGGAAGGTAAGGTTAAGTTGTTGTCCCTCTGTAGTGAGGCTAGTGGGGTATGAGGATGTGCTCGCCTGTTCCTGCTTGGCGTCCTTCGGCAGTCCGTCCTTGAGAAGTCAGAAGGGAGGGTGCCTCAGTCAGCCCTCGGGCATGGATAGCTGGGCATGCAGTCTCCGCCATTTTAAAGGTGGACTCTGCGCTCTGTGGTCTCTTGTGAAGGTGCCGCTTCTAGCCGGTGCTGCCCGCAAGTTTATTCTGTGCAGGGGGAGCGGTGTGGGTCGCTTCTGAGCCTCACTGCCGGTTTTGGTGCCAGCATccttggtctccgccatcttgcacGCTGCGCTTTGGTGCTGGATccaggcggccctgctgctgctccCGGGATGGTCGGGGCATgcgggggtggggaccgggatcacccccccggtccatgggggggggggaacggggccacaGCTCCACGGGTCTGGCTCCTGTCTGAGCACCGAtgagcaggatagcggggcagcgaccgtctgccccactcaccgccggagtaggcctcgttgATGCCAGT
Above is a genomic segment from Pelobates fuscus isolate aPelFus1 chromosome 6, aPelFus1.pri, whole genome shotgun sequence containing:
- the LOC134614332 gene encoding histone H2B 1.1; protein product: MPEPAKSAPAPKKGSKKAVTKTQKKDGKKRRKSRKESYAIYVYKVLKQVHPDTGISSKAMGIMNSFVNDIFERIAGEASRLAHYNKRSTITSREIQTAVRLLLPGELAKHAVSEGTKAVTKYTSAK
- the LOC134614333 gene encoding histone H4 codes for the protein MSGRGKGGKGLGKGGAKRHRKVLRDNIQGITKPAIRRLARRGGVKRISGLIYEETRGVLKVFLENVIRDAVTYTEHAKRKTVTAMDVVYALKRQGRTLYGFGG
- the LOC134615420 gene encoding histone H2A type 2-B, with amino-acid sequence MSGRGKQGGKVRAKAKTRSSRAGLQFPVGRVHRLLRKGNYAERVGAGAPVYLAAVLEYLTAEILELAGNAARDNKKTRIIPRHLQLAVRNDEELNKLLGGVTIAQGGVLPNIQAVLLPKKTDSHKPAKSK